A stretch of Fusarium poae strain DAOMC 252244 chromosome 2, whole genome shotgun sequence DNA encodes these proteins:
- the SAT14 gene encoding putative O-acetyltransferase sat14: MSTPSGTFSNLKADETIVKLPHPYQTEYTIEAASTPLGVSTPVYKLVQKGPAPAKALPFDLQNPGLIFSDPVDLKSSQLPPQSNNSPWARARRSPCVTVYWDEAEAPTLTQVWLLTYALFTLRTNVESYRLELRGASASVLGQQLTAVLLAIDHPLKGREKRQASDKTDESLVLLLRSTFWQGAGSPFGPRPVWCPVESPASLPASNPLGSYPLTPLHNTTTITVAGDPDDPERVQQSWHPVRPVKPAPGATVYSRWIPHLNETFSMVSVDYSDTEHVRLFHEWQNDPRVSQGWNLTGTLEQHQEYLHKVHDDPHVIALLAKWNDTSFAYFEVYWAKEDRLGGYFNAGDFDRGRHSLVGDVRFRGPHRVSAWWSSLMHYLYLDDPRTMFVVGETQETNTTIVMYDFVHGSGLDKLVDLPHQRSAFVRSSRERFFQLCPLTDNEKVVAGTKLGLVPKL; this comes from the exons ATGTCGACCCCATCAGGAACATTCTCTAATCTCAAAGCTGACGAGACCATCGTCAAGCTACCTCACCCATACCAAACTGAGTACACAATCGAAGCAGCCTCGACACCACTAGGTGTGAGCACCCCCGTGTACAAGCTTGTCCAAAAAGGTCCTGCGCCAGCCAAAGCTCTGCCTTTCGACCTCCAAAATCCCGGCCTCATCTTTTCAGACCCAGTTGATCTTAAATCGAGTCAACTTCCACCTCAATCCAATAATAGCCCTTGGGCTCGGGCTCGTCGCTCACCATGCGTCACTGTGTATTGGGATGAAGCCGAGGCGCCAACTTTGACGCAGGTCTGGCTATTGACATATGCACTCTTCACCTTGAGAACGAATGTAGAGTCATATCGATTAGAGCTTCGAggtgccagtgccagtgTTCTGGGCCAGCAGCTAACAGCGGTCTTGCTCGCAATTGACCACCCACTCAAGGGCCGAGAGAAGCGCCAGGCCTCAGACAAGACTGACGaaagtcttgttcttctcttgcGAAGCACTTTCTGGCAAGGTGCTGGATCACCTTTTGGTCCCCGACCGGTTTGGTGCCCTGTCGAATCACCTGCGTCTCTGCCAGCATCAAACCCTCTTGGATCATACCCTTTGACTCCTCTGCACAACACAACCACCATCACAGTTGCTGGCGATCCTGATGATCCTGAGCGGGTTCAACAGTCATGGCATCCAGTCAGACCAGTTAAGCCTGCACCTGGCGCAACGGTCTACAGCCGATGGATTCCCCATCTCAACGAAACATTTTCCATGGTTTCTGTCGATTATTCAGATACTGAGCATGTACGCCTCTTTCACGAATGGCAAAATGACCCTCGTGTCTCTCAAGGCTGGAATCTCACCGGTACTCTGGAACAACACCAGGAATATCTTCACAAGGTTCACGATGACCCTCACGTCATTGCTCTGCTTGCAAAGTGGAATGACACCTCTTTCGCATATTTTGAGGTCTACTGGGCCAAG GAGGATCGCCTCGGTGGTTATTTCAACGCGGGTGACTTCGACCGCGGTCGTCACTCACTTGTAGGCGATGTACGCTTCCGTGGACCCCATCGCGTGTCTGCTTGGTGGAGCAGTTTGATGCACTACCTCTACCTTGACGATCCTCGCACTATGTTTGTGGTGGGTGAAACCCAGGAGACAAACACCACCATTGTCATGTATGACTTTGTTCATGGTTCTGGATTGGACAAGCTGGTAGACTTGCCGCACCAGCGAAGTGCCTTTGTCCGGTCTTCTCGCGAGCGCTTCTTCCAGCTGTGTCCACTTACAGACAATGAAAAGGTTGTTGCTGGTACGAAATTGGGTCTTGTGCCCAAGCTGTAG
- a CDS encoding hypothetical protein (BUSCO:28345at5125) — translation MGSLPESSNAVRVLILGGCYGGLSAAVNLLDLSQGYSPRMNSEPYTHHPNLPTFNIEITIVDERDGYYHLIGSPMALADSAFSKKNWVKYSDILGLKDPRLNIIQGSVTSVDPASKKATISAHLTEEKSTLEYDYLVAATGLRRVWPVVPQSLTRKQYLFEAENHINAVQNAKHGVVVVGGGAVGIEMAAELKMVKPHLNVTLAHSRDKLLSSEGLPDETKDVALELLCEAGVEVLMNHRLASKSKVETTDGSEKYEVEFTNGHKMSASVVIMAISRSVPTTTYLPASALDEDGLVKIKPNLQFEEGTPNAEFHYAAGDITKWPGIKRCGGAMHQGHYVALNIHQNILSQRAGHVPSYKEIAVYPPVIGLAVGKKAVASSPDTGTTAGEDVLQSCFRDDLGWTICWNYMQLGGRKIDEAKA, via the exons ATGGGCTCGCTTCCAGAATCATCAAACGCTGTGCGTGTGCTTATCCTCGGTGGATGTTATGGTGGTCTGTCTGCTGCCGTCAACCTGTTGGATCTGAGCCAGGGTTATTCCCCCCGCATGAACTCTGAGCCATATACTCATCACCCCAACTTGCCTACTTTCAACATCGAGATCACCATCGTTGATGAAAGAGATGGTTACT ACCACTTAATCGGCTCTCCCATGGCCCTTGCCGACTCTGCCTTTTCCAAGAAGAATTGGGTCAAATACTCTGATATCCTCGGCCTCAAAGATCCCAGACTCAACATCATCCAAGGTTCAGTTACCAGCGTCGACCCCGCTTCAAAGAAAGCTACCATCTCAGCCCACCTCACCGAAGAGAAGAGCACTCTCGAATATGACTACCTTGTTGCCGCCACAGGTCTGCGCCGCGTCTGGCCCGTAGTCCCACAGTCCTTGACTCGAAAGCAATACCTCTTTGAAGCCGAGAACCATATCAACGCTGTTCAGAATGCTAAGCACGGCGTCGTAGTGGTCGGCGGAGGTGCTGTCGGCATTGAAATGGCGGCCGAGCTTAAGATGGTCAAGCCTCACCTCAACGTAACACTTGCCCATTCGCGTGACAAGCTTCTCTCATCCGAGGGTCTCCCTGACGAGACCAAGGACGTGGCACTTGAGTTGCTTTGTGAGGCTGGCGTTGAAGTCCTCATGAACCACCGTCTGGCTTCCAAGAGCAAGGTCGAGACTACCGACGGCAGCGAGAAGTATGAAGTTGAGTTTACCAACGGTCACAAGATGTCTGCTAGTGTGGTGATCATGGCCATCTCCAGAAGTGTTCCCACTACCACATATCTGCCCGCCTCCGCACTCGATGAGGATGGCTTGGTGAAGATCAAGCCCAA CCTGCAGTTCGAAGAAGGCACACCAAATGCTGAATTTCACTACGCCGCTggcgatatcacgaagtgGCCTGGCATCAAGCGATGTGGTGGCGCCATGCATCAAGGCCACTACGTCGCATTGAATATCCACCAGAATATTCTCAGCCAGCGAGCTGGACACGTTCCCTCATATAAAGAGATCGCAGTCTACCCACCTGTTATTGGTCTTGCAGTTGGCAAGAAGGCAGTTGCTTCTAGTCCGGACACTGGCACCACGGCTGGCGAGGATGTTCTCCAGTCTTGTTTCAGAGATGATCTGGGTTGGACAA TTTGCTGGAATTACATGCAGCTTGGTGGTCGCAAGATTGACGAGGCTAAGGCTTGA